From Deinococcus ruber, a single genomic window includes:
- a CDS encoding GAF domain-containing protein: MFEPSALGIPAHLSLSEHLQHVTQTLAATTVQEDVLRTVLTAAVSALKATAGVVLLLDAAGDTLVVAGAQSAQEPGIWQDSSVDSGVPAGDALAQRQPLFFEHPGALAAAYPDLEAASGAAAPAACAVLPMVLDGQPLGSILLDFDHAHEFTAAEQRFLQIVAAQCSVALGRSTVLTQLQQQILANGALNAFTRFTQAAADTTEFTVLVSQAVEVLRATIGDVSVAYYELHQGTWQARALSDDLSPEHLKLISAGFPENTPRFANAVRAGQLQFVSGWRPVEAGFPEEPRYGALASYPYLPESSFPRLLSVGAKNKVSWSDQEQAIVRAVGRTLGLALERALQTQELQEERAGLDAFVAFAEAAGTKTDTLALIRQASTVLRATLEQVSVAYYELEDGLWKARVWTDDVPADVVRDIQAGIPQDAPNFLEAAQSDSAVFVDGWKAEENHVSSATVYGAVALVHIGTGERPRLFTLGTVHARAWTARERASVRAVGRSLTLALERADLSAQLERRTRQIEESARAQEAFVAFTEAVGSETDVLTLARQAIQVMQAQLPEVGVAYYQLEDQVWKGAVWSDDVPPEVADQLRLGVPADSPNFSHAVRTGAALFANRWDAHADQLAQATMYGAAAFVPLIVDGQAHAMFAVGKRTGTLWTVREQGIIRALGRSLGLALERTEYARQLEVQKAVVDSRNQALEAFAQLTRDIANETDRYALIQRTQELVLSLLSPGYALYWERAGDRWQLKSQVGDIGHPALQRLVDEEGLPFEAPTLHFTWTTGRPLYQDQYAQGADTPADLIRHVHAAASLRLNVHGVPVGMLAIGLFDQRRWNSADRAVLETTISSLGLALERAQGLAELAKRTTELEQSNQDLSAANEELEAFTYSASHDLRTPVRHVMGFAELALKALQKGQYDKVAQHLEVVKQAAGRMTSLIDGMLVLSRSGRQELNVQWTDLNALVTQAQRDVAAEFSNQPVQWHIEPLPRIQGDPLLLQQVLTNLLSNAVKYSAKRDVSDIRVWAEERPAEWAIHVQDNGVGFDARYARKLFGIFQRLHHERDFRGTGVGLATVRRIVLKHGGRVSAESHVNSGATFSFTLPKSG; the protein is encoded by the coding sequence ACAGCTGCGGTGAGTGCACTGAAGGCCACTGCAGGCGTGGTGCTGCTGCTTGATGCGGCAGGCGACACGCTGGTGGTCGCGGGCGCCCAGAGCGCTCAGGAACCGGGCATCTGGCAGGACAGTTCCGTCGACAGCGGCGTCCCTGCCGGCGACGCTCTGGCACAGCGTCAGCCGCTGTTTTTCGAGCATCCGGGGGCGTTGGCCGCCGCGTATCCCGATCTGGAAGCAGCGAGCGGCGCGGCCGCGCCCGCGGCGTGTGCTGTCCTGCCGATGGTTCTGGACGGACAGCCGCTCGGCAGCATCCTGCTCGATTTCGACCACGCGCACGAGTTCACCGCTGCCGAACAGCGCTTCCTTCAAATCGTGGCCGCTCAGTGCAGTGTGGCCCTCGGACGCTCGACCGTCCTGACGCAGCTCCAGCAGCAGATTCTGGCCAATGGAGCGCTAAACGCCTTTACACGCTTTACCCAGGCGGCGGCAGACACCACCGAATTCACCGTGCTGGTCAGCCAGGCTGTCGAGGTTCTCCGGGCAACGATTGGCGACGTGAGCGTGGCGTATTACGAGCTGCATCAGGGCACCTGGCAGGCCAGGGCGCTGTCCGACGATCTCAGCCCCGAGCATCTCAAGCTGATCTCTGCCGGATTCCCCGAGAACACGCCACGCTTCGCCAACGCTGTGCGCGCCGGGCAACTACAGTTTGTTTCGGGCTGGCGACCCGTCGAGGCGGGCTTTCCGGAAGAGCCGCGGTACGGTGCCCTCGCGTCGTATCCGTACCTTCCCGAATCGTCGTTTCCCAGGCTGCTGTCGGTCGGGGCCAAAAACAAGGTGAGCTGGTCAGATCAGGAACAGGCCATTGTGCGGGCAGTTGGCCGCACCCTCGGCCTGGCACTGGAACGGGCGCTCCAGACCCAGGAGCTTCAGGAGGAGCGGGCCGGGCTGGACGCCTTCGTGGCGTTTGCCGAAGCTGCGGGCACCAAAACAGACACGCTCGCCCTGATCCGGCAGGCCAGCACCGTGCTGAGAGCCACCCTCGAACAGGTGAGCGTGGCGTACTACGAGCTGGAAGATGGGCTGTGGAAGGCCCGCGTCTGGACGGACGACGTGCCCGCCGACGTGGTGCGCGACATCCAGGCCGGGATTCCTCAGGACGCGCCGAACTTTCTGGAGGCGGCCCAGTCGGATTCTGCCGTGTTTGTCGACGGGTGGAAGGCCGAAGAGAACCACGTGTCGAGCGCCACCGTCTACGGCGCGGTGGCCCTAGTGCACATCGGAACAGGGGAGAGGCCACGGCTCTTCACGCTGGGCACCGTTCATGCACGGGCCTGGACAGCGCGCGAGCGGGCCAGCGTCCGGGCCGTTGGACGCAGCCTGACGCTGGCACTCGAACGCGCAGACCTGTCAGCGCAGCTTGAACGGCGCACCCGTCAGATCGAGGAGAGCGCCCGGGCCCAGGAAGCGTTCGTGGCCTTTACCGAGGCAGTGGGGTCTGAAACAGACGTACTGACGCTGGCCCGCCAGGCGATCCAGGTGATGCAGGCGCAGCTTCCAGAAGTCGGAGTCGCCTATTACCAACTGGAAGATCAGGTGTGGAAGGGGGCGGTGTGGTCAGACGATGTTCCCCCGGAAGTGGCCGATCAGCTTCGCCTGGGCGTACCTGCCGACAGCCCCAACTTCTCTCACGCAGTCCGCACCGGCGCGGCCCTGTTCGCCAACCGCTGGGACGCACACGCCGACCAGCTGGCACAGGCGACCATGTACGGCGCGGCGGCGTTCGTTCCGCTGATCGTGGATGGGCAGGCGCACGCCATGTTCGCCGTCGGAAAGCGCACCGGCACGCTCTGGACCGTGCGTGAACAGGGCATCATCCGGGCGCTGGGAAGAAGCCTGGGGCTGGCGCTGGAACGAACCGAGTACGCCCGCCAGCTTGAGGTTCAGAAGGCTGTGGTCGACAGCCGAAATCAGGCGCTGGAGGCATTCGCTCAGCTCACCCGCGACATCGCCAACGAAACCGACCGCTACGCCCTGATTCAGCGGACGCAGGAACTTGTCCTCTCGCTGCTGTCACCCGGCTACGCACTGTACTGGGAACGAGCAGGCGACCGGTGGCAGTTGAAATCTCAGGTCGGTGATATCGGTCATCCGGCTCTTCAGCGCCTGGTGGATGAAGAAGGGCTTCCCTTCGAGGCCCCCACGCTGCACTTCACCTGGACGACCGGCAGGCCGCTGTATCAGGATCAGTACGCTCAGGGCGCCGACACTCCCGCCGACCTGATCCGGCACGTTCATGCCGCCGCGTCTCTGCGTCTGAATGTTCACGGGGTTCCGGTGGGCATGCTGGCGATTGGTCTGTTCGATCAGCGCCGCTGGAATTCGGCAGACCGGGCGGTGCTGGAAACGACCATTTCAAGTCTGGGCCTCGCGCTGGAACGGGCGCAGGGGCTGGCCGAACTGGCGAAGCGCACGACTGAACTGGAACAGAGCAATCAGGATCTCTCTGCGGCCAACGAGGAACTGGAGGCGTTCACCTACAGCGCGTCTCACGACCTGCGAACACCCGTCAGGCACGTGATGGGCTTTGCGGAACTGGCCCTGAAGGCGCTGCAAAAAGGGCAATACGACAAGGTGGCGCAGCATCTGGAGGTCGTCAAGCAGGCGGCTGGGCGGATGACGTCACTGATCGACGGCATGCTGGTGCTGTCACGCTCGGGGCGTCAGGAACTGAACGTGCAGTGGACCGATCTGAATGCCCTGGTGACGCAGGCACAGCGCGACGTCGCGGCGGAATTTTCGAACCAGCCGGTGCAGTGGCACATCGAACCGCTGCCGCGTATTCAGGGCGATCCGCTGCTGCTGCAGCAGGTACTGACCAACCTGCTGAGCAACGCGGTGAAATACTCGGCCAAGCGCGACGTGTCCGACATCCGGGTGTGGGCGGAAGAGCGGCCCGCAGAATGGGCGATTCACGTGCAGGACAACGGCGTCGGCTTCGATGCCAGATACGCCAGAAAACTGTTCGGCATCTTCCAGCGGCTGCATCACGAACGCGACTTTCGCGGCACCGGGGTCGGGCTGGCAACGGTACGGCGAATCGTGCTGAAGCACGGCGGGCGCGTCTCTGCCGAGAGTCACGTCAACAGCGGAGCCACCTTCAGCTTTACGCTGCCCAAATCAGGCTGA
- a CDS encoding STAS domain-containing protein — translation MSIPNLSRLLQNDADRLVQEWLTAQLDAGTFRRDLLSEGDLRRDSQAFFTAFLQALEAGTTPTPEGPAWEEVRAVLGSLSKTRAAQGFTASEVATFVLSLKQPLFRRLFTAMSSSPEQLQEDLWTTTVVLDQLGLYTLEIYQRSREDIILRQRQELLELSTPVVKVWQGIVALPLIGTLDSERTQVVMESLLERIVETESTVAIIDITGVPTVDTLVAQHLLRAVAAARLMGAECIISGIRPQIAQTIVHLGIDLSSVTTKANFADAISLALTRSGFQVTRARPQ, via the coding sequence ATGTCGATACCCAATCTCTCACGTCTGCTTCAAAACGATGCAGACCGTCTTGTACAGGAATGGCTGACTGCGCAGCTTGACGCGGGCACCTTTCGCCGCGACCTCCTCAGCGAAGGCGATCTTCGCAGAGATTCCCAGGCGTTTTTCACCGCCTTCCTGCAGGCCCTGGAGGCCGGCACCACGCCGACTCCAGAAGGCCCTGCGTGGGAAGAAGTCAGAGCTGTGCTCGGCAGCCTTTCGAAAACCCGGGCTGCACAGGGCTTTACCGCCAGCGAGGTCGCCACCTTCGTGTTGTCGCTCAAGCAGCCGCTCTTCCGCCGACTGTTCACGGCGATGTCAAGTTCGCCCGAGCAGCTTCAGGAAGACCTGTGGACCACCACCGTTGTGCTCGATCAGTTGGGCCTGTACACCCTGGAGATCTACCAGCGTTCGCGGGAAGACATCATCTTACGGCAGCGGCAGGAACTGCTCGAACTGTCCACGCCGGTCGTGAAGGTCTGGCAGGGCATCGTGGCCCTGCCGCTGATCGGCACGCTCGACAGTGAGCGCACGCAGGTGGTGATGGAATCGCTGCTCGAACGCATCGTCGAGACGGAATCAACGGTGGCGATCATCGACATCACGGGCGTGCCGACCGTCGATACGCTCGTCGCCCAGCACCTGCTCCGTGCGGTGGCTGCCGCCCGCCTGATGGGGGCCGAGTGCATCATCAGCGGCATCCGGCCACAGATCGCGCAGACCATCGTTCATCTGGGCATCGACCTGTCGAGCGTGACCACCAAAGCCAATTTCGCCGATGCCATCTCCCTGGCCCTGACACGCAGCGGGTTCCAGGTGACGCGGGCACGTCCCCAGTAG
- a CDS encoding STAS domain-containing protein, with product MDRIPILKLGDCLIVSLHVDLHDRLALTLQDDLANRVVSTGARGVLIDISGLDMVDSFIGRVLGNIATLCQVLDAETVIVGLRPAVAITLVELGVTWTHVRTALNIERGMALLQHHVSLTAPEETRDDPDDAQR from the coding sequence ATGGACCGTATTCCAATTCTTAAACTCGGTGACTGCCTGATCGTCAGCCTGCACGTCGATCTGCATGATCGTCTGGCCCTGACCCTGCAGGACGACCTTGCCAACCGGGTGGTCAGCACCGGCGCGAGGGGCGTGCTGATCGATATTTCCGGGCTGGACATGGTGGATTCGTTCATCGGACGGGTGCTGGGCAACATCGCCACCCTCTGCCAGGTGCTCGACGCAGAAACCGTCATCGTCGGGCTTCGGCCTGCGGTGGCCATCACACTGGTCGAACTCGGCGTTACCTGGACGCACGTCCGCACGGCGCTGAACATCGAACGTGGTATGGCGCTCCTCCAGCACCACGTCAGCCTGACGGCCCCTGAGGAGACCCGTGACGACCCTGACGACGCCCAGAGGTGA
- a CDS encoding anti-sigma regulatory factor translates to MTTLTTPRGEVLPVQSEDDVVRVRQAVRQCALAVGFSLVDQTKLVTAASELARNVLVHGHGGQVRLDVLASPRIGIQLVFEDHGPGIPDLDRALQEGFSTGGGLGLGLSGSRRLMNEFRIQSQPGDTRVTVIKWKA, encoded by the coding sequence GTGACGACCCTGACGACGCCCAGAGGTGAAGTGCTTCCGGTGCAGAGTGAAGACGACGTCGTGCGGGTCAGGCAGGCGGTGCGGCAGTGTGCCCTGGCAGTCGGGTTCAGTCTGGTCGATCAGACCAAGCTGGTCACGGCTGCATCGGAACTGGCCCGCAACGTCCTGGTCCACGGGCACGGAGGACAGGTGCGCCTCGACGTGCTGGCCTCGCCGCGCATCGGCATCCAGCTGGTCTTCGAAGACCACGGGCCGGGCATTCCCGATCTCGACCGCGCCCTCCAGGAAGGCTTCAGTACCGGGGGCGGGCTGGGGCTGGGCCTGAGCGGTTCGCGGCGACTGATGAACGAATTCAGAATCCAGAGCCAGCCTGGAGACACCAGGGTGACCGTGATCAAATGGAAAGCGTGA
- a CDS encoding SpoIIE family protein phosphatase, which yields MRPTVSLQVLEQSGVGEARRTAAELGLMQGLSKTRCSDLAIVVTELASNLVKHTPGGGTLLLNSRPGTVEILTLDRGPGISRMGEVLRDGYSTAGSAGTGLGAVSRLSEDFDVYTAPGAGSVVYARLTEPLGDLASVPSGFDIGAVQTTYPGETVCGDDWTYSAGQTMLKLMMVDGLGHGLGAHEAARTAVAAFPQSSHLRPAETLTHIHQALRSTRGAVGAVAAIDVSAGTVQFAGVGNVSGVVLDAAQRRGLMSHNGTLGQETRTVQTQEVPWTPPSVLVVHTDGLTNRWDVSSAPGLLRRRSAVIAGVLYRDYARERDDATVVVIKAAP from the coding sequence ATGCGTCCAACCGTAAGCCTTCAGGTGCTCGAACAGAGTGGCGTGGGCGAGGCCAGACGCACAGCTGCCGAGCTGGGGCTGATGCAGGGCCTGTCGAAAACGCGCTGCTCAGACCTCGCCATCGTCGTGACCGAACTCGCGTCCAACCTCGTGAAGCACACGCCCGGCGGAGGAACGCTGCTGCTGAACAGTCGGCCCGGCACCGTCGAGATTCTGACACTCGACCGCGGCCCCGGCATCTCGCGGATGGGTGAGGTGCTGCGCGACGGCTATTCCACCGCAGGCAGCGCGGGAACAGGGCTGGGCGCGGTGTCGCGGCTCTCCGAAGACTTCGACGTGTATACCGCGCCGGGTGCGGGCAGCGTGGTATATGCCCGCCTCACAGAGCCGCTGGGCGACCTCGCCAGCGTGCCGTCCGGCTTCGACATCGGAGCTGTGCAGACCACGTATCCGGGAGAGACAGTCTGCGGAGACGACTGGACGTACTCTGCCGGACAGACGATGCTGAAACTGATGATGGTGGACGGGCTGGGGCACGGGCTGGGGGCCCATGAAGCGGCGCGGACCGCCGTCGCGGCCTTTCCCCAGAGCAGCCACCTGCGGCCCGCCGAGACTCTGACGCACATCCATCAGGCCCTGCGGAGTACCCGTGGCGCTGTGGGTGCGGTTGCCGCCATTGATGTCAGCGCCGGGACCGTGCAGTTTGCCGGCGTGGGCAATGTGAGCGGCGTGGTGCTGGACGCGGCCCAGCGGCGCGGCCTGATGTCGCATAACGGCACGCTCGGCCAGGAAACACGCACCGTGCAGACGCAGGAAGTGCCCTGGACACCGCCGTCTGTGCTGGTGGTGCATACCGACGGGCTGACGAACCGCTGGGATGTCTCGTCGGCCCCCGGCCTGCTGCGGCGGCGCTCCGCGGTGATCGCCGGGGTGCTGTACCGCGATTACGCCCGCGAGCGCGACGACGCCACCGTCGTGGTCATCAAGGCCGCGCCATGA